The genomic region TCCGGGTGCCCGGCTCCTGGACCGACTGGGTGCAGGCGCAGCGGATCATCGTGGCCAACCTGACCGCGCTCGGCTTCACCGTCCGGGCCGAGACGCCGACCCCCGAGGCGTACGAGAACGACCGCGCGATCGGCAACTACGACGTGCTGCTCGGCGTCCACGGCGGCAGCTGCAACATGTTCCGCAACTTCCAGGAGCCGCTGGCCAGCGACCAGTCCGCGCCGGTCGGCAAGAAGGCGGTCAGCAACTTCGTCCGGTGGAACGACCCGCGCACGGACCAGCTGATCGACACCCTCCGCACCGCCACCGACGAGGCCGCCCAGAAGGCCGCCGTCGCGGACCTGACCAAGGTCATGGTCGAGCAGGTGCCGGTGATCCCGCTCTGGTACGGCGCCAAGTGGTTCCAGTACCGCACCGCGAAGGCGACCGGCTGGCCGAACGAGGACAACCCGTACGCCGCGCCGAGCGACAACCTGCTCATCATCACCCACCTGCAGCCCGCCGGGACCAACGCCAAGTAGCCGGTGGCCGGCCGGCCGGCGCCCGCGCGCCGGCCGGCCCGTCGGAGGAGAAGGGAAGGCTCACCGTGGCCTACTTCGCCAGACGCTTCCTGTTCTTCGTCGGCACCCTCTGGGCCGCCGTCACGCTCAACTTCCTGATCCCGCGTCTGCAACCCGGCGACCCGGCCGAGGCGATCGTGTCCCGGCTCGCCGGGCAGAGCGAGAGCATCGACCCGGCCCAACTCCAGGCGATCCGGGTCATGCTGGGCACGCCCGACGGCAACCTCTTCGAGCAGTACGTGCAGTACCTCGGCGCGGTGCTCCAGGGCGACTTCGGGGTGTCGTACACGTACTTTCCGTACAGCGTGACCCACATGATCGGGCAGGCTCTGCCGTGGACGGTGATCCTCGTCGGCGTCACGCAGCTCATCTCGTTCGTCGTCGGCACGCTGCTCGGCACCTGGGCCGCCTACCGCCGCAACAGCCGCGTCGACTCGGTCATCACGCTCGGCTCGACGTTCCTCGGCACGCTGCCGTTCTTCTGGATCGCCCTGCTGCTCATCTACGTCTTCGCGATCACCCTGCGCTGGTTTCCCGAGCGCGGCGGCTACGGCGGCGGCAGCTCACCCGGCTGGAGCTGGATCTTCATCTCCGACGCCTTCCAACACAGCGTCCTGCCCGCCGTGGCGCTGCTGATCACCGGGCCGATCGGCTGGATCATCGGCATGCGCAACAACATGGTGCAGAGTCTCGGCGAGGACCACACCCGGCTCGCCGTCGCCCGCGGCCTGCCCCGGCGCCGGATCGCCATCACCTACGGCGCCCGCCTCGCTATCCTGCCCAATGTCACCGGCTTCGCCATCGCGCTGGGCAGCATCCTGGGCGGCACCGTGCTGGTCGAGACGGTCTTCAACTACCCCGGCATGGGCCGGCTGCTGCTGGAGTCGGTGTCCAGCCGGGACTACCCGCTCATGCAGGCGATCTTCCTGTTCACCACGATCGGCGTGCTGGTCGCGAACTTCCTCGCCGATCTCCTGTACGGCTTCCTCGACCCCCGCGTACGAAAGGCGGAGTCGGTATGAGCAACGACCACGACGAGCGGGGTGAGTTCGCGTGAGCACCCCCGCACCCGCCGTACCGGCCCCGGGCACCGACACCGAGGGCGTCCAGGCCGCCGCCCGCGAACTGGCCCACGGGCGCCGGCTGCCCGGCTGGTTCGTCATCCTGTGGCGCAACGGCAAGTGCCGGATCGGCCTGCTGATGCTCGCCGCGTTCATCCTGGTCGCCGCGTTCGCGTCGCTCATCGCGCCGTACGACCCGCGCGACGACGCCTTCCCCACCTCGCTCGGCCCGACCGGCAGCCACTGGCTCGGCACCACCTCCCAGGGCGAGGACGTCTTCTCCCAACTGGTCGTCGGAGCCCGCACCTCGTTGATCGTCGGCCTTGCGGCCGGCCTGCTCTCGACCCTGATCGGCCTGGTCATCGGGCTCACCGCCGGCTACCTGCGGGGCTGGGTCGACGAGGTGCTCTCGTTCCTGATCAACCTCGGCCTGGTCGTGCCGGCCCTGCCGCTGATGGTCACCCTGGCCGCGTACGCCCCGGTCCGCGGACTGTGGCTGATCATCTTCGTGATCAGCGTGACCGGCTGGGCGTACGGCGCCCGGATCAAGCGCTCCCAGATCATCACCCTGCGCACCCGCGACTACGTCACCGCGGCCCGCTTCGCCGGCGACGGCACCGCCCGGATCATCGCCCGGGAGATCGTGCCCAACATGACCTCGCTCATCGTGGTCGGCTTCATGGGCGCGGCCCTCGGCGCGATCGGCGGCGAGGCGGGCCTGGCCTTCCTCGGGCTCGGCGACCCGCAGACGGTCAGCTGGGGCACGATGCTCAACCAGGCCAGCCTCGGCGGCGCGCTCCTCACCGGCCAGTGGGCCTGGCTGATCGCCCCCGGTCTGGCGCTCTCCCTGCTGATCACCTCGTTCACGCTGATCAACTTCGGTATCGACGCGCTGAGCAACCCCCACCTGCGGGAGGACTGAGATGACGCTGCTCGAGGTGGACCACCTCTCCGTCACGTACACCCCGCGCGACCAGCCGCCGAACCGGGCCGTGCACGACGTCTCGTTCCGCGTCGCCGATGGCGAGTTCGTCGGGCTGCTCGGCGAGTCCGGCTGCGGCAAGTCGACCCTCGGCAACGCGGTGCTGCGACTGCTCAGCCCGCCGGCCCGGATCACCGGCGGCCGGGTCACCTTCGACGGTGTGGACCTGACCACCGCCGACGAGGAGCAGCTGCGGCGACTGCGCTGGGTCGACCTCTCCACCGTCTTCCAGAGCAGCATGAACTCGCTCAACCCGGTGATCCGGGTGGAGGCGCAGTTCGCAGACACCTTCGCCGCGCACCAGGTGTCCGGCGACGTCACCGAGCGGGCCAGCGAGCTGCTCGACCTGGTGGCCCTGGACCGGCGGGTGCTGCGGGCGTACCCGCACGAGCTCTCCGGCGGCATGAAGCAGCGCGTCGCCCTGGCCCTCGCCCTCGCCCTGCGTCCCAAGCTCGTGCTGCTCGACGAACCGACCACCGGGCTCGACGTCGTCGTGCAGCGGAGCATCCTCACCCGGCTGGCCGAGCTGCGCCGCGACCTCGGCTTCGCCGTGCTGTTCATCAGCCACGACCTGGGCACCGTGCTCGACATGGCCGACCGGGTGATGGTGATGTACGGCGGTGAGATCGTCGAGGACCGCCCGGCCGCCGCCATGCTGCGCGACCCCCGCCACCCGTACACGCGCGGGCTGCTCGGCTCGTACGCCGACCCGCGCCTGCCGGACGTGCGGGTCAGCTACATCCCGGGCCGGCCGCCGGACCTGTCCCGGACGCACACCGGCTGCCTGTTCGCCCCGCGCTGCCCACACGTCGAGGACGCCTGCCGGGAGACGCACCCGAAGCTGCTGCCCGACCACGGCGGGCTGGACCGGTGCCTCGTCGCCCAGTCCGACCGCCTACCGGTGGTCACCGCCGACGCCGCCGACGCCGCGGCCACCCTCGGCAGCCATTTTCCGGCCACCGCCACGCCGTCCCCGCGGGGCGACGCGGCCGACGTCGCCGCGGTGCTCCGCGTCGACCGGGTGAGCAAGCGCTACACCAGCCGGCGCGGGCTGCGCACCAGCACGGTCGACGCGGTCCGGGAGGTCTCCTTCGACCTGCGCCCCGGCGCCGTCACCGCGCTGGTCGGCCAGAGCGGCAGCGGCAAGTCGACCCTCGCCCGGATCGTCACCGGCGTGGAGCGTCCGAGCGCCGGCGAGGTCCGGTTCACCGGCGGTGCCGGTGGGGAGCTTCGGGTGGACCGGCTGCGCGGGCGGGCCCTGCGCGAGTACCGCCGGCACGTCCAGATGGTTTTCCAGGACCCGTTCAGCGCGTTGAACCCGACCCGCACCGTGGCGTACGCCCTGTCCCGCCCACTGGCCAACTTCGCCGGCCTGCGCGGCGACGCGGCCCGCAACCGTGCCGCCGAACTACTCGAGAGCGTGGGGCTCGCCCCGGCCGGACAGTTCCTCGACAAGCTGCCGCACCAGCTCTCCGGCGGGCAGCGGCAGCGGGTCGTGACCGCCCGGGCGCTCGCGCCCCAGCCGCAGGTCCTGATCGCCGACGAGCCGATCTCCATGCTGGACGTGTCGATCCGCGCCGAGATCCTGGAGCTACTCGGCGACCTGGTCCGCGACCGCCGCCTGGCGATGCTCTACATCACCCACGACCTGCTCAGCGCCCGGCTGCTCGCCGACGAGGTGCTGGTGCTCAACCAGGGTGTGCTGGTGGAGCGAGGCTCCACGCGTGAGGTGATCGGGTCGGCCCGCGACGAGTACACGCGGCTGCTGCTCGACGCGATCCCGAACCCGTTCGCGACGGCCACCGACCGGGAGACCCCGTCGGCCGCCTGACCACGCACCCGGCCGGCCCTCGCGCGACGGGGGAGGGGCGGCCGGGCCGCGGCGGAGGGAACGGGGTGCGCCGGCGCCCGCACCGCCACCGGCGCCGAGCAGCCCGTCAGGCCAACCAGGCGGTCGCGCGGGCGGGCAGCTTGCCGTCGGCCGCCGTGCTGGCGAGGAGCAGCCGGTCGCCGTACGGGCGCCAGTCGACCGGCGCGTCACCGAGGTTGACCAGGCACGTCGGGCCGCCCGGCCCGCGCCGGAACGCGAGGCACTCCGCGGGGGCGTCCCGCCAGGCCAGCTCCGCCGGGCGGCCGCGCCACCAGGTGCCGCGCAACGGCAGGGCCGCCCGGGTCAGCGCCAGCGGCGAGGTCCGGTCGTGGCGCTGCCGGGCCACCGAGCGGCCACCCCACCCGGTGGGCTGCGGCAGCCAGGGGACCGAACCGGCCGGGCCGAACCCGTACGGCGGCGGGCCGCCCGTCCACGGCAGGGGCACCCGTGCGCCGTCGCGGCCCCGGTCCACGCCGCCGGAGCGCCGGTACACCGGGTCCCGGATGGCGTCGTCGGCCAGCGTCACCTCGGGGAGCCCGAGTTCGTCACCGGCGTACAGGTAGACCGCGCCGGGCAGCGCCAGCATCATCAGCAGCACCGCCCGCGCGCCGTCCGGCCCCCACCGGTCGGCGGCCCGCCGGATGTCGTGGCTGCCGTGCACCCAGGTCGGCAGCCGGCCGTGCCGGGTGGTCGCGTCGAGCAGCGCGTCGACACCGTCCCGCCACAGCTGCGCCCGCAGCGGCCAGTAGAGCGGGTCCATCGCGAACGCCTGCCCCAGCTCGTCCGGGCGCAGGTACGGCGCGAGCACCTCCGGCGGGCCCCAGGTCTCCGCGACCCCGAGCCGGTCGCCCGGGTACGACGCCAGCTCCCGCGCCCACCGGCGGTAGATGTCGTGCACCTCGTCCCGGTCGCTGTACGGCGCCGGATCCCCGGGCCGCCAGCCGTCCGGCAGCTCCGGGTAGGCGGGGTCCTTCGACAGTGAGCCGGCCGCGTCGAAGCGGACCCCGTCCACCCCGCGGTCCAGCCAGAACCGCAGGGTGGCCAGCGCGTCGGCGGCCACCTCCGGGTGCTCGTGCCGCAGGTCGGGCTGCTCGACGTCGAACAGGTGCAGGTACCACTCGCCGTCATCGAACGGCGCCCACGCCGAGCCACCGAAGATCGACCGCCAGTTGTTCGGCGGTTCCGTGCCGTCCGGCCCGCGCCCGGGCCGTACGTGGAACCGGGCGCGCTCCGACGAGCCGGGGCCGGCCGCCCGGGCGGCGACGAACCACGGGTGGGCCGAGGAGACGTGGTTGAGCACCAGGTCGATCACCACCCGCAGGCCGAGCCGGTGCGCGTCGGCGACCAGCCGGTCCACGTCGGCGAGAGCGCCCAGCCGCGGGTCGACGGCGCGGTGGTCCACCACGTCGTAACCGGCGTCGTGGTCGGGGCTGGGGTAGAACGGGGTCACCCAGACCGCGTCCACGCCCAGGGCGGCCAGGTAGGGCAGCCTCGACCGCAGGCCGGGCAGGTCACCGAGCCCGTCCCCGTCCGCGTCGGCGAAGGAGCGCAGGTACACCTCGTAGGTGACGGCCTCGCGCCACCACGGTCCGGTCATCGGGGGGTCACCTCCACCAGGGACAGCGACGGCATGGGCAGGGTCAGTGGCACCACCAGCCGGCCGTCGTCCGGCGTGACGGTCACCGGCGGCGCCGCGTCGGCGAGGAGATCGGCGGCGCGCAGCCCGGCCCACTGCTCCTCGGTGGGCCAGCCGTCGACACCGAGCCGGCGGGCGGTGGCGGCCAGGTTCGACGTCTCCTCGTCCAGTCGTCGGTGCCGCAGCGCGTAGGCCCCGCCGTCCAGCCCGCCGACCCGCAGCCGGACGGTACGACCCAGCCGGGCGCGCTGCGCGGGCCGGTCCAGCACCCCCTGGTCGAGCGTGCCGTTCCACAGCACCACGGCGACCCGGCCGGTGTCCGGGTCCACCGACGGCCAGGCCCGCACCAGCGTCCCGGCGCCGTCGCCGTCGAACCGGGCGGCCAACTCCACCGGCCCGAGCCGTTCGAGCATCCACAGTGCCCAGTACCGGGGCTTGGCCAGGTTGCCGACCGACAGCAACCCGAATCCGCCGTGCAGCAGGGCCGGCGGGCGACCCAGCTCCTCGAAGTGGTCGCTCGCCACCCAGCAGGCCAGGGCCGCCACCCGGCCGGCCGCCTCCCGCATGCCGGTGGCCACGAACGCGGCCGAGAGCACCGAGTCGTTCACCGGGGCGAAGTGGGTGGGGGAGGGTCCCCACTCGGTCCACCGCAGCGGAGTGCCGGTCTGACCGTGCCGGGCCAGCGCCGGCCGTAGGTCCAGCGGTGGACTGCCGTAGACGTGGGTGGATAGGAAGTCCAGCGGTGCGCCCGAGGCGTCGACATGGTCGAGGAACGGTTCGATCCACCGCGTCGCGGCGGTCGCCGGCCCGCCGACCGGGAGGCCGGGGCAGGCGTCGCGGACGGCGCGGGCGGTCACGTCGTACATCCGCAGATAGTCCTCGCGGCTGCCGGTCCAGAAACACTCCAGGTCCGGCTCGTTCCACACCTCGACCGCCCAGCGCCGCAGCTCGTCGTCGCCGGCCCGCTCCCGCAGGTGCCGGACCAGGTCGCCGACCAGCGCCGCCCACCGGTCCCAGTCACGCGGCGGGCTGGACACGCCGGCAGCGGTGACCTCCCGGGACGGGTCGCGGGCCAGCGCGCGAGGGACGAACGACAGCTCCAACACCGGGCGCAGGCCGGTCGGGGCGAGCGCGTCGAGCACCGCGTCGACGCCGGCGAAGTCGTGCACCGGCCGACCGTCGACCTCCCGGTAGACGCCCAGGTCGTCACCGAGGATGCCGTGCGCCCGGACGCGCTCCACACCCAGCTCGCGGTGGACCCGGCCGAGCGCGGCGGCCAGCCCGGCGCCCATCTCCTCGCCGCCCACCCGGTCGGCGCAGCGCAGCAGGCTCAGGTGCTCGGACCCGACCATGTCGCGCCACGGCCGGTGGACCGGCCCGACCGCGTCGGCCGCGTCCACGTCCACGTCGACCAGGCCGGCGCCGTCGGTCCATGCGGCGACCGGCACCGACGCCGGCCCGAGCGGGCCGGCGTCGGGGTGGTCCGGGTCGTGCACCGGCCGCACCGCGTACCGCACGGTCCGTCCGGGCTCCACGGTGGTGTCGGCGTACGGCGGGCCGGGCACCGCGAGCAGGTCGCCGCCCCGGTGGTCGACCACCCGGTACGGGCCGTCGCCGTCGGACCGGTGCACCAGGTAACCGACCGCGCCGGGAACGGGGTCCCAGTCGACGTCGACGTGCCCGCGCCCGGCCCGCGCCCGCGCAGGTGTGGCCGGCACGGTCAGCTCCCAGCCACCTCGACGAGCACCGCGCCCGGCTGCGGCAGGTGCAGCTCCACCACCGCGGTCCCGCCGTCCGTGACGGTCTCCACCTTCTCCACCGTCAGCGAGTCGACGGCGCGCAGCGCGTCCCACTGTTCCCCGACCGGCCATTCGGCGACGCCGAGCTGGTCGGCGAGCGTGGTGATGTCGCCGTGCGCGCGGTCGAGCCGGGTGACCGTGACGGTCCGACCGGCGGCGCTGTCGACGGCGAGGCGGATCCGCCGGGC from Micromonospora sp. WMMD812 harbors:
- a CDS encoding ABC transporter ATP-binding protein — translated: MTLLEVDHLSVTYTPRDQPPNRAVHDVSFRVADGEFVGLLGESGCGKSTLGNAVLRLLSPPARITGGRVTFDGVDLTTADEEQLRRLRWVDLSTVFQSSMNSLNPVIRVEAQFADTFAAHQVSGDVTERASELLDLVALDRRVLRAYPHELSGGMKQRVALALALALRPKLVLLDEPTTGLDVVVQRSILTRLAELRRDLGFAVLFISHDLGTVLDMADRVMVMYGGEIVEDRPAAAMLRDPRHPYTRGLLGSYADPRLPDVRVSYIPGRPPDLSRTHTGCLFAPRCPHVEDACRETHPKLLPDHGGLDRCLVAQSDRLPVVTADAADAAATLGSHFPATATPSPRGDAADVAAVLRVDRVSKRYTSRRGLRTSTVDAVREVSFDLRPGAVTALVGQSGSGKSTLARIVTGVERPSAGEVRFTGGAGGELRVDRLRGRALREYRRHVQMVFQDPFSALNPTRTVAYALSRPLANFAGLRGDAARNRAAELLESVGLAPAGQFLDKLPHQLSGGQRQRVVTARALAPQPQVLIADEPISMLDVSIRAEILELLGDLVRDRRLAMLYITHDLLSARLLADEVLVLNQGVLVERGSTREVIGSARDEYTRLLLDAIPNPFATATDRETPSAA
- a CDS encoding xylan 1,4-beta-xylosidase, which produces MPATPARARAGRGHVDVDWDPVPGAVGYLVHRSDGDGPYRVVDHRGGDLLAVPGPPYADTTVEPGRTVRYAVRPVHDPDHPDAGPLGPASVPVAAWTDGAGLVDVDVDAADAVGPVHRPWRDMVGSEHLSLLRCADRVGGEEMGAGLAAALGRVHRELGVERVRAHGILGDDLGVYREVDGRPVHDFAGVDAVLDALAPTGLRPVLELSFVPRALARDPSREVTAAGVSSPPRDWDRWAALVGDLVRHLRERAGDDELRRWAVEVWNEPDLECFWTGSREDYLRMYDVTARAVRDACPGLPVGGPATAATRWIEPFLDHVDASGAPLDFLSTHVYGSPPLDLRPALARHGQTGTPLRWTEWGPSPTHFAPVNDSVLSAAFVATGMREAAGRVAALACWVASDHFEELGRPPALLHGGFGLLSVGNLAKPRYWALWMLERLGPVELAARFDGDGAGTLVRAWPSVDPDTGRVAVVLWNGTLDQGVLDRPAQRARLGRTVRLRVGGLDGGAYALRHRRLDEETSNLAATARRLGVDGWPTEEQWAGLRAADLLADAAPPVTVTPDDGRLVVPLTLPMPSLSLVEVTPR
- a CDS encoding alpha-amylase family glycosyl hydrolase, translated to MTGPWWREAVTYEVYLRSFADADGDGLGDLPGLRSRLPYLAALGVDAVWVTPFYPSPDHDAGYDVVDHRAVDPRLGALADVDRLVADAHRLGLRVVIDLVLNHVSSAHPWFVAARAAGPGSSERARFHVRPGRGPDGTEPPNNWRSIFGGSAWAPFDDGEWYLHLFDVEQPDLRHEHPEVAADALATLRFWLDRGVDGVRFDAAGSLSKDPAYPELPDGWRPGDPAPYSDRDEVHDIYRRWARELASYPGDRLGVAETWGPPEVLAPYLRPDELGQAFAMDPLYWPLRAQLWRDGVDALLDATTRHGRLPTWVHGSHDIRRAADRWGPDGARAVLLMMLALPGAVYLYAGDELGLPEVTLADDAIRDPVYRRSGGVDRGRDGARVPLPWTGGPPPYGFGPAGSVPWLPQPTGWGGRSVARQRHDRTSPLALTRAALPLRGTWWRGRPAELAWRDAPAECLAFRRGPGGPTCLVNLGDAPVDWRPYGDRLLLASTAADGKLPARATAWLA
- a CDS encoding ABC transporter permease — translated: MSTPAPAVPAPGTDTEGVQAAARELAHGRRLPGWFVILWRNGKCRIGLLMLAAFILVAAFASLIAPYDPRDDAFPTSLGPTGSHWLGTTSQGEDVFSQLVVGARTSLIVGLAAGLLSTLIGLVIGLTAGYLRGWVDEVLSFLINLGLVVPALPLMVTLAAYAPVRGLWLIIFVISVTGWAYGARIKRSQIITLRTRDYVTAARFAGDGTARIIAREIVPNMTSLIVVGFMGAALGAIGGEAGLAFLGLGDPQTVSWGTMLNQASLGGALLTGQWAWLIAPGLALSLLITSFTLINFGIDALSNPHLRED
- a CDS encoding ABC transporter permease — translated: MAYFARRFLFFVGTLWAAVTLNFLIPRLQPGDPAEAIVSRLAGQSESIDPAQLQAIRVMLGTPDGNLFEQYVQYLGAVLQGDFGVSYTYFPYSVTHMIGQALPWTVILVGVTQLISFVVGTLLGTWAAYRRNSRVDSVITLGSTFLGTLPFFWIALLLIYVFAITLRWFPERGGYGGGSSPGWSWIFISDAFQHSVLPAVALLITGPIGWIIGMRNNMVQSLGEDHTRLAVARGLPRRRIAITYGARLAILPNVTGFAIALGSILGGTVLVETVFNYPGMGRLLLESVSSRDYPLMQAIFLFTTIGVLVANFLADLLYGFLDPRVRKAESV